Within Wyeomyia smithii strain HCP4-BCI-WySm-NY-G18 chromosome 2, ASM2978416v1, whole genome shotgun sequence, the genomic segment aaaatgagtaaaatttaaaaaaagatttcAAATAGCGAAAAGAGTAAAACGGGCAAAAATGGGAAAAATATATAGTAAATgtaaagagtgaagagtaaGGAGTGAGAAATATGAACTTTGATCTCAATAAACCGAAAATGTGATGTGGTAATtaattagggtatcgaacgtcttcgtcagtggttttcttcggccctcttttgcataagattgttgcaaaaaaaactgccgaagacgttcTATACTCtagtaacgcaaaaaaaaatttttttaatgtaatttgATCAATTTCTTAATATAAGTTCTCCAACAAGTTTCATTTGTTTTTGTGTTAGTAGCTTAAGCATTTACGATTAATATTAGTAAAaagtccaatcacaaatggtaacttctcaacactgttagaaatttgtaatttcaattgttaggatttgtttgctttcgcaattaggacacGTTTCATTTGCTTGTAACATTTTCAAACCTTCCTGTATCTTTTTCTCAATTCATTTTAAACATTCAATTCATTTTTAAATTCGCAGCGATGCCACCATCATATCCATCCTGGACACTCTTACTTCGATAATCTCCGGCGTGATTGTGTTCGGTGTGGTCGGAAACCTAGCACACGTTACACACCGGGATGTGCCCCAGGTGATGAAGTCCGGACCGCAGCTTACCTTCATCACCTACCCGGATGCGATCGCCAAGATGGATTTCGCGCCGAACTTTTTTGCGGTGATGTTTTTCCTAATGTTCATCCTGCTGGGCCTGGGCAGCAACACCGGCATCGTGACCACCATCCTGACATCGGTCCGCGATAGGTATCCCCAGGTGACAACATGGAAAGCGGTGTTAGTCATATCGGTCGGCGGGTTTTGTAGTGGTTTGGTTTATATTACGCCGGTAAGTTGGGGGTGTAATTATTAgaagtgattttattttacgatTATTACCTTGCAGGGCGGATTGACGATGCTTGATTTGATAGATTACTATGGAGTTACGTTCGCTACGCTTACCCTGGTGATCTTGGAATTAGTCACGTTCTGCTGGATTTACGGAGTCAACCGAATCTGTTTTGATATTCAGTTCATGCTGGGTATTAAAACGGGAATCTTTTGGAAAATTTGCTGGACTTTCCTAACCTTACTCGTGGTTGGAACTATTTTTATACTAGAAGTAAGCAGATACCAGCTGAAAGAGGTTCCGTTGGGATTCAATGGCAAGTGCCTGCCACTGGTATATTATGAGAAACTGATTTTCAATAATGTTTTCTGCACGTACATCAGTGTTCGGTTGGTGTCTCTACTCATTTACAGTGCTGCAAGTTCTTGGTTGGGCTGCGTATGCGATGTGGAAGCGACCGGAGCGTCGAATTGTCCGTAAATTTATTCTCGCTGCTGAACCCACCGAGGATTGGGGTCCCGAAAGCGCGACACTGAAAAACGACTATGAAATGGCTCTCCGTCGATGCGAAGATTCCACCGGCTTAGATAGTAAGGCTATAATTACTAGACTTtttaaaaagtttcacaaaTAAATTTCCATTCATTTACAATAAACATTGTAGTGAAAAGAAATCTTCATCTTAGTTAGTTTATATCTCATGTCATACAATTTTCAAGAGTTCCATCAATCCGAAATCAACAAAGGCCGCAACAAATTAATAGTACCGAGATCATACGCAAGGTTTGTTGCCCGTAGATATTACTATTGACAGTGAGCTTTGTGTCAGCAGTGTCGCCTTATCAGGAACGGGTTGAGTAGCTGAGGGTTTTTCTGTCGAACGCTCCAAACCAGATGCGATTCGTTATTCAGCTCCTTCGCCACAACTGGTAAGCAAGATTGCATCGCGCCAAGAGCAAACACCAGCCAGTCATAACAGTTTCTTACCAGGTATTCATGTGTTCAGACGACGTTTGTATTATTGCACTCTGGAGAGATTTGATTATTTCCTCATCACATTCAAGTGGACGTAGCAATTAGTGACATGCATGACCAATCCTACATCGGGGAATCCCAGGACAACCTTGACATCAGCAAAAGTAGTTCGGTAAGTATAGTTCGCATAATTCCGATGGCGAAACGgttttttttggttcaaaaaGTGGAGTTCAGTGACACTATGCTCTAAGGCAGCGCAGATTATACATTTGCCAAAATATTTTAGTTCCAACGCCGAATTTTTAGCAAGCTTCCATCTTAAGTTGCTTTCCTCCACAAATTCTGTCGGAGATCGTAAAGGTAACTAGCTCACGGCTTTTACCGGTCTTTCGAAACCTGAATCGCCACGGGAAATCCCCGCGAAAGTGAAAAAGCCTGCCGAGACGGTTGTATCGATGGATCGGGGAAGCACGTGACTTTTGCGGGTGATTTTTGCTAGATTTGCAATTCTCGCTGAGGTGCTTCGCGTACGATCTGCGTGTTGTTTTTTTAACGATCAATTAAACGGAGTAGTTATGCAAATAGCTTTATGACTAACGCGAGTTTATCGGTTACTGTTTCTTGAATAAATGTTGGAATCTAGGCTATCGATATGAATCGATATGCTATCGAATATTAGATTATGGTTATAAATGGATCGAAACTAAGAAAATTCGATGACATGAATCAGGTAGATACATCTAGATTTACCGTGAGAATAGAAcgagtttaaatttttttttaaagattggtTTACGTCCTCTAAGTATATTTTTATTGCCGGTGACGTAAATATTTCAATTAACCAGCAGAGTAATAATGCACATAGTAAAATTGATTAGAATTGCACTATAACTCAATAATTAACTACGAAGTTTATTATAACTTTATTTTTCTGAGAACCGCTAACATG encodes:
- the LOC129722374 gene encoding sodium-dependent nutrient amino acid transporter 1-like, with product MSLQNSVTVEPVVKSSEKLGDATTTVAIDSGVKNVQLNGIKSISSQGGVLGEISTDDCKREKWSTSIEFLLSCVALSVGFGNVWRFPYTALQNGGGAFLIPYLIVLFVVGRPIYYLEMVFGQFSSRGCVKVFDVCPLMRGIGVGQTITMFTIVGYYAAVLALLFVNSFKQHFQATVSSNIYRDATIISILDTLTSIISGVIVFGVVGNLAHVTHRDVPQVMKSGPQLTFITYPDAIAKMDFAPNFFAVMFFLMFILLGLGSNTGIVTTILTSVRDRYPQVTTWKAVLVISVGGFCSGLVYITPGGLTMLDLIDYYGVTFATLTLVILELVTFCWIYGVNRICFDIQFMLGIKTGIFWKICWTFLTLLVVGTIFILEVSRYQLKEVPLGFNVFGWCLYSFTVLQVLGWAAYAMWKRPERRIVRKFILAAEPTEDWGPESATLKNDYEMALRRCEDSTGLDSKAIITRLFKKFHK